In a genomic window of Melopsittacus undulatus isolate bMelUnd1 chromosome 1, bMelUnd1.mat.Z, whole genome shotgun sequence:
- the RETREG1 gene encoding reticulophagy regulator 1 isoform X2 yields the protein MPDSEDLGQDESWKVSNSRQDYRPRINQCISEALMNLFVFLQEMSHFKEQNPGKFCLLVCSVCTFFTVLGSYIPGVVLSYVLLLCAFLCPFLKCNEFGQKVYNKIKTVLTKLDFGIVEYIHQKKKERSETAKTKPTEDDSELDISALCPKVNPAVVAKELSVSDTDVSEVSWTDNGTFNLSEGYSPQTDTSDDFDRPSDHEEAFARDLSEFPSLENGAGTNDEDDSSIGMPIQQKQKKEHMYFKVDSASRQSKERPSTTGLSLPLTSDQTFNLMSGIAGDVIAAAVSAAIKDQLQSAQQAPSHAAPSLSEETDTEEADDFELLDQSELEQIEKELGLSQGQEAESQEKKKSSGFLSNLLGNH from the exons CTGGAAAGTCTCCAATTCCAGGCAAGACTACAGACCCAGGATAAATCAGTGCATTTCAGAAGCACTGAtgaatttatttgtatttcttcaagAAATGTCCCACTTCAAGGAACAAAACCCTGGCAAG TTTTGCCTACTGGTCTGCAGTGTATGTACATTTTTCACTGTCTTGGGAAGTTACATTCCTGGAGTTGTCCTCTCCTATGTCCTGC TATTGTGTGCCTTTTTATGTCCCTTCCTTAAGTGCAATGAATTTGGACAGAAAGTATACAACAAAATTAAGACTGTTCTGACGAAACTAGATTTTGGAATAGTGGAATATATccaccagaagaaaaaagagagatctG aaacagcaaaaacaaaacccacagaagaTGACAGTGAATTAGACATATCAGCTCTGTGTCCTAAG GTTAATCCTGCAGTTGTTGCCAAAGAGCTGTCAGTGTCTGACACAGATGTATCAGAAGTATCTTGGACCGATAACGGAACCTTTAACTTATCTGAAGGGTATTCTCCACAGACAGACACATCTGATG ATTTTGACCGACCTAGTGATCATGAAGAAGCATTTGCTAGAGATCTTTCAGAATTTCCTTCTTTAGAGAATGGTGCTGGAACAAATGACGAGGATGACTCCAGCATCGGTATGCCCAtccagcagaaacaaaaaaaggaacacATGTACTTCAAGGTGGATTCTGCTTCCAGACAGAGTAAAGAGAGACCATCCACTACAGGGCTCTCCTTGCCTTTGACCAGTGACCAAACCTTTAATTTAATGAGTGGAATTGCTGGGGATGTCATCGCAGCTGCGGTGTCTGCTGCCATCAAAGACCAGCTGCAGTCTGCACAGCAAGCTCCCTCACATGCAGCGCCCAGTTTGAGTGAGGAGACAGACACAGAGGAAGCTGATGATTTTGAACTTCTTGACCAGTCTGAGCTTGAGCAGATTGAGAAAGAGTTGGGACTTTCACAAGGCCAAGAAGCAGAatcacaggaaaagaagaagtCTTCAGGCTTCCTTTCAAATCTGCTTGGAAATCATTAA